The Malus domestica chromosome 08, GDT2T_hap1 genomic interval ACCAAAAGATTAAATGACTAACTTATCCCTGTTCTGTTTGTTGTTTGGTACAATGTTTATGCGTGGGACGGGAcgagacatttttttttttttgtgaacttgttcatatttgaacacataataATACCATGATTAGCTTTTGGAGATTGCAAAagaagcaaaacaaaaaacaatggtCGAGAATTTAGAGAAAGAAAGTGAATGACTAAAGATTGTATTCCTTGAACAATGAATGAAttacagagagagagggagagagagagagagagaggtgtttGTTATTTATACAAGTATTCTTTGCTTCACTCATAAGCTACTAACCAACTAACTTATCCCTACAATCCCAACAGAACTAATGTGTTGCAACAACATACATGGAGACCTATAAAACGAAAAGCAAAGAGCATTGGTaagtaataataaaacagaaaaactACGCAAATCACAATCATAAAAGTCTGCTTCTATTTCCCTTTCAAACCGATTCTCCAAATGAGCCATTGTATTGTGGTCTGTTGATTCACATAGCCTTCAAAAAAGGAGCCATTGTACTCTTGATTGGGAGATACAGCAGAAAAAAAGGAATCCCAGAAATACACAGGTACCCATTGAGCGCGAGCATTGTATAAATGTATAGTCTACAAGTTCAAGTTGAAGCATATAAGCTCACTAAACATACAACTTCCACAAGATTTCTCAATTCATTCAAGCAATTTTACAAACACAAATTGCCCACATGGAGCTAAAAAGATTTCTCAAATATGGTCAAGCCTCTAGTTGGAAATAAAAATGCATGCAAGCCAGATTGTATTAGAAATTAAAGTTGTTATTTGACCAATTCAGAACATCTGCCTCGTACAGAAAACCCAATTTCCCAACTTGGCTTATTCACCATAATTCTTTAAAAACCTTAAATTCTTCAAATAGATGAATGGACAAGAGAAATTAAAATGCAAGGTAGCTTATGAGGTGTCCATTATTTGGAAACTGCTGCAAGCCTTAACAAGATCAAGTGCAGAAAGACTAATGGTCTATGAAGAGATCTACTAACCAAAACATCATAACTTGAGAAATTCGTTAACTTGAGCCCATAATGGATTCAATATATAAGAGAAACAACCATTATAGATCAGATTTATACAAACTAAGGGGCTAAGGTCACATCACACCAGATTCAAGATAGTAATAAAATGAAACCTTGCACTTGATCGAAACTGCTTAATTTTAACATTTCAATACCTTTTCAAGAACTTATAGCCTTCAAATTCTTCCATTTGACAATCTTTTGGCTGCCATGAAACCTTCTCATAGGAAAAATCTGTGCGCTTTGTCATCCGGCAAGACCACATACTTGACAGGCattgcttacaaccatgcccaGAATACAGCAGCTTCTTATGGTCCACAACCCATTTTCCTTTCGTATAATTGTAGACTGGAGCTATTATCAGATAAATAACAATCATTTcccagaaaattcaagaaaacgaAAAGGTAAAACCCAAtcaaaaaagcaaaattaaagATCTATAGAGATCAAGATCGAACCTGGAAGATGCAATGACTCCTGAAGAAGATCGAGATCGAACCTAGAGATGCAGCTGCTAAGGGAGAAGATCGAGATCAAACCTGGAGATGCAGCTACTACGGGAAAGGATGAGGGGAAGGCCACGGGAAAAGGCAGTGGCAGAGAAAGATGCAGCTGggtttgaggaggaggaggaggaggaggaggctacAAGAGAGAGGGAGGGTAACGAAGCTACGGGAGAGGGAGGCTGGGGGAGAGACAGAGAGGGTAAACAGTGGAATTTTTATGTTCCACATACGTGGaacaacccgttccaggggagggaggtgggacgcaaaaacaccaaatttctgtcccgtggaacagcgcgTTCCACTCATTTTTGGCGTACCAAACGTGGGACAGAACACCTTGTCCCATTCCTTCCCGTttcgtcccacgtaccaaacgcacccttaaggtCCCATCTTGTTTCCTTACAAATAGAACCGGTgttccccaaggtgaagtactttATCTTACAAATCCTTTATGAAGTAACTCTTCTAATTGCACCTTAAGTTCCTTCAATTCCATCGGTGACATCCTATATGTTGGCAAAGAGATGGGTTCAGTTCCTGGTACCAAATCAATTCTGAACTCCACTTCTCGATGTGGCGGAAAACCTAGTAAGTCTTCTGGAAACACTTTAGGAAATTCATCAACTACAGGGATCATCCTCCACTCATTAGTATTCTCTTCAATAGACACGATAACATAATAATACCTTATTGTTCTGGAAACAATTCTTCAATAATAAACTCGGTGTCGTGCAACTTTCATTCACCCTTAGAGAGATTTCATTCCCTTCAGGGGTTACAATTATGACTTTTCTCCTTCCACAATCAATTTGGGCTTGGTATTTTCTTAACCAATCCCTTCCTAGACTCAGTTCATACTTCATCTTTTCTAAATGGTACAAGTATACTGTAAGAACTTGATCTTTCACCACCAACTTATACCCCATAAATATTTGATTTATAGATATTTTCCCCAGCAACGGTACACTTAGGGTCAAAGGTTTCGTCACTGGTTTAGATTTCAACCCTAAAGAACTAGCCAACCATACATATATAAATGAATGTGATGCATCAATATCAAACAATATTCTGGCTTTGGTATTTGAGAAGAGAATCGTACCATTCAGCACCATCTTGTTATTTGCAGTAGCTTCATCATCTTCAATCAAAGCATACACTCTGCCACTTTCATTTACAGGTGCACGATTTCGAGCTCCTTGACCTTGGTAACCATGGTTGGTCTTCTAAGATGCTTGCTGATTGCGTTGTGGTTGCTGAACCATTTTCGTTTTAGCTCCTTGGGGAACTTGAGGTCGATTAACAACTACAGAACCAGAGCCTTCTCTTTTGGGACATTTTGGGCTGATATGCCCAAATTCACCACAAGAATAACATTTGGGGCCAGCTGGCCTTTTGCTTGGTCTTCCACTGCCACTTGAAATTTCAGATTCTTTTCTCGCTTTATTTTTACCCTTGTTTCCCACAGATCCACTAGCTGAGGCTTTCTTCTTCAAAAAGATGAGATGATCTTGCTCAAGTGCATAAGCAGCATCTACAATCTCCCTGTAAGTCTTTGTGCCTTGACCCATAATATACCTTCTGATGCCATTTTTCAAGCCCAACATAAATTTTACTACTTTCGTATTTTCATCAGCTACTAGAGCCTTAGCATATTTTCCCAACTCTATATACTTAGAGACATATTCAGCCACTGTCATATTGCCTTGCTCCAGCTCAAAGAATTCTTTAATTCTTGTTTGTTTCAGAGCAACCGGAAAGTATCGATCATAAAAATGTTGCTCGAAATCATCCCAAGTCATTTCTTTATCTGTATTTTGATCACAGATAGTATCCCACCATGAGTCGGCTTCACCTTCCATTACATGAGTAGCTAACTGAATTCGATTCTTAGCTGGCACTTTCAAAATATCAAGCTtcttttttatgttcttgatcCATGTCTCCACCTTGTCAAAATCAGCTGTATCGCAAAACTTCGTAGGCTTCAATTTCAAGAAACGATCAAGATAGGTAGCTTCTCGctcactttctttttcttcctcatttCGTTGGTTTGTTAGTTGACTAGCCAAAAAGGCTTGAAATAACT includes:
- the LOC103448805 gene encoding uncharacterized protein translates to MAELFQAFLASQLTNQRNEEEKESEREATYLDRFLKLKPTKFCDTADFDKVETWIKNIKKKLDILKVPAKNRIQLATHVMEGEADSWWDTICDQNTDKEMTWDDFEQHFYDRYFPVALKQTRIKEFFELEQGNMTVAEYVSKYIELGKYAKALVADENTKVVKFMLGLKNGIRRYIMGQGTKTYREIVDAAYALEQDHLIFLKKKASASGSVGNKGKNKARKESEISSGSGRPSKRPAGPKCYSCGEFGHISPKCPKREGSGSVVVNRPQVPQGAKTKMVQQPQRNQQAS